In Georgenia soli, a genomic segment contains:
- a CDS encoding DUF4229 domain-containing protein yields MRLLVYTLFRLGLVLAAAGLLYLLGLRSWVLWVAAVVVGALVSFLVLGRQREEAAKVLAQYDPLREERPTFSPEVEADAAYEDAIVDAAAPGPGSNAGPVGSAVGEDPRRAGDPAEQAGNVEQAGETGGRSADEPPAPETGDGGSRPVIG; encoded by the coding sequence ATGCGCCTGCTCGTCTACACCCTGTTCCGGCTGGGCCTCGTGCTCGCCGCGGCCGGCCTGCTCTATCTCCTCGGTCTGCGGTCCTGGGTGCTGTGGGTGGCTGCCGTGGTCGTCGGGGCGCTCGTGTCGTTCCTCGTGCTGGGCCGTCAGCGTGAGGAGGCCGCGAAGGTCCTGGCGCAGTACGACCCCCTGCGCGAGGAGCGGCCGACCTTCTCCCCGGAAGTCGAGGCGGACGCCGCGTACGAGGACGCCATCGTCGACGCGGCCGCGCCGGGGCCCGGGAGCAACGCGGGCCCGGTCGGCTCCGCCGTCGGCGAGGATCCCCGGCGTGCGGGCGACCCGGCCGAGCAGGCCGGAAACGTCGAGCAGGCCGGAGAGACGGGCGGGAGGTCCGCGGACGAGCCACCGGCTCCCGAGACCGGCGACGGCGGTTCCCGGCCGGTCATCGGCTGA